The genomic window TCGGCCGGCGTCCACCCGGTGAGCGCGACGACGCCGGCGGCGACGAGGACGGCCACCGAGCCGAGCGCGTCGCCGAGCACCTCGAGGTGCGCCCCGCGGACCGCGAGCGAGCCGCGGCGGCCGCGGTGCAGCAGCGCCAGCCCGGTGAGGTTGGCCGCCAGCCCCAGGGCGGCGACGGCGAGGACGACCCCGGAGGTGATCTCCGGCGGGTCGGCGATGCGGCGCACCGCCTCGACCAGCACCACCACCGCGACGGCGGCCAGCAGCAGCCCGTTGGCGACGGCGGCGAGGATCTCCACCCGCTGCCAGCCGAAGGTCCGGCGGCCCCGCGCGGGACGCTGCGCCAGCGTCACCGCACCGAGCGCCAGGCCCACGCCGAGCGCGTCGGTGGCCATGTGGCCGGCGTCGGCGAGCAGCGCCAGCGACCCGGAGACCAGCGCCCCGACCACCTCGGCGACCAGCACGGCCAGCGTCAGCCCGAGGACGACGGCCAGCCGCCCGCGGGAGGCACCCGCGGCGGTGCCGTGCGCGTGGCCGTGCGCGTGGCCGTGCGCGTGGCCGTGCGCGTGCCCGGCTCCCATCGGCCCACCTCCCCCTGCAGTGTCCTCGCCGACGGCGGCGCCCCCTGCCCGGACCTGCCGGGAGGGGGCGCGTTGTGGTGCCGGTGCGGGGACGCTAGACGGCGACGCCGCGGTCCCGCAGCCACGGGATCGGGTCGATCTTCTCGCCGTCGATGCCGCCGACGTGCACCTCGAAGTGCAGGTGCGGGCCGGTCGACTGGCCGCGGTTGCCGAGCAGCGCGATCGTGTCGCCGGCGCGGACCACCTGGCCGGGCTGCACGAGGATCTCCTCCATGTGCCCGTAGACGGTGACGTCGCCGTTCTCGTGCTGGATGTAGACCGCGTTGCCGAAACCGCTGGCGGGACCGGCCTCGAGGACGACACCGTCGGCGGCCGCGTACTCCGGGGTGAGCATCGGCGCGGCGAGGTCGATGCCGGCGTGCAGCGTGCCCCAGCGCGCACCGAAGGTGCTGGAGAGCCGCGCGCCGGCCACCGGCAGGACGGTCCTGGGCCGGGCGGCCTCCGCGGCCGCCGCGGCGGCGGCCTCCTGCACGGCCCGGTCGGCGTCGGCCTGGACCTGGGCCGCAGCGGCCTCCTGCGCCTCGCGGGCGTTCCGGCTGGCGGTGATCTCGCCGAGCAGCGCGGCGTCGGAGCGCAGGGTCGCCGCCTCCGCGGCGGCGGGCAGGTCCTCCTCGCCGATGCCGAGCTCCTCGGCCACGCTCACCGAGTGGCTGACCGCCGCCGGGCCGTCGGCCTGCGCGACGCGGTCGCCGATCGAGAGCGAGCCGAGGCCCACGGCGCCCACGAGCGCGGCGGCGAGGTAGCAGGCCGGGCGGCGGTGCGGCGTCCGCAGCAGCCGGGCGATCGCCCGGTGCCGGCCGTGTCCGGCGGCGACGGTGACGGGGACCCGTTCGGCGGCACCGGCCTCGTCGGCGACACCCGCGGGGAGCTCGACGGGGTCGGCCGCGACGGCGGCCAGCGCCTGGGCGTCGGCGGCCCCGTTCAGCCCGGCGAGGTCGGTCACCGGCTCGGCGGAGCGCACCTCCTGGACGACGTCGGCGGTGTCGGCGACGTCGGCGGTGTCGGCGACGGCGGCGGGATCGACGGCGACGTTGCCGGTCACCACGACGGTGCGGACCTCGAGGTCGGCTGCGGGTGTCGCTGCGGTCGCGCTGCGCCGGTACGGCGTCGGTCGCGACGGGGGGCTCGGGCGGCGGGCGGGCCGGGACCCGGGACGGGGCTCCCCGGTCGGCGACGTCTCCCCCTGACGTCGGTACGGGGTGGGCCTCGAGGCCCCCGCGGCGTCGGCGGGTCGCCGGTCGGGCGGCGCCGCCGCTGCCGTCCGGAGGGGGGTGCCGGCCGCGGGGTCGGCTGCCGTCCCTCCGTCGAGGAGGCGGTCGGGGTGGAGCTCGGTCATACACCTGGCTTCCGTCGGGGACAGGACGTCGTGCTGTGCCGGGGGAGCGGACGGGGCCCATGTAAACACGCCGTAACCGTTCCGTGATCTGGAGACCTGGGTACGGAGGGCCGGTTCTGTGGCGCGGGCCACGGAACTGCACGGTTGTCGTTCGACACGGTGTCGATCCGGTCTCACGCAGCGTGAGGGACGCGCCGGTCGAGCGTCGAACCAGGAGCGACGAGGCCCACAGCGGGCACGAGGGCCCTGGACACCCCGTCCGACGCCGTCCCTGCTCACGACCCGAGGAGAGGTCTCTCGTGCGCGCAGTCACCTGGCACGGACGTGCCGACGTACAGGTGGACACCGTCCCCGACCCGACGCTGCAGGAGGACACCGACGTCGTCGTCGAGATCACCTCCAGCGGCATCTGCGGGTCCGACCTGCACCTGATCGAGGTGATGGCGCCGTTCATGACGGAGGGCGACGTCATGGGCCACGAGCCGATGGGCGTCGTCCGGGAGGTCGGCTCCGCGGTGACCGCCGTGCGGCCCGGCGACCGGGTCGTCGTCCCGTTCAACATCTCGTGCGGGACCTGCTGGATGTGCTCGCAGGGCCTGCAGTCGCAGTGCGAGACCACGCAGAACCGCGAGCAGGGCTTCGGCGCCTCGCTGTTCGGCTACACGAAGCTCTACGGGCAGGTGCCCGGCGGGCAGGCCGAGTACCTGCGGGTGCCCTTCGGCAACACGCTGCCGATCAAGGTCCCCGACGGCCCGTCGGACGACCGGTTCGTCTACCTCTCCGACGTCCTGCCCACCTCCTGGCAGGCGGTCCAGTACGCCGCGACGCCGCCCGGCGGCACGCTGCTCGTGCTGGGGCTCGGGCCGATCGGCGACATGTGCACGCGCATCGCCTCGCACCTGGGCCTGCGGGTGGTCGCCTCCGACGTCGTCCCCGAGCGGCTGGCGCGGGCCACCGCGCGCGGCACCGAGGTCATCCGCTCCACCGACCAGGACGACGTCGTCGGCGAGATCCGCGAGCTGACCGACGGCCGCGGCGCCGACGCGGTCATCGACGCCGTCGGCATGGAGGCGCACGGCTCCCCCGGCGCCCGGCTGGCGCAGAAGGCCACCGCGGTGCTGCCCGACGCGCTCATGGAGCAGGTGATGAAGGTGGCCGGCATCGACCGGCTGGCCGCGTTCAACACCGCGATCGAGGCGGTCCGCCGCGGCGGCACCGTGTCGCTGTCGGGTGTCTACGGCGGTGCCACCGACCCCGTTCCGCTCATGCGGATGTTCGACAAGCAGATCCAGCTGCGGATGGGGCAGGCCAACGTCTGGCGGTGGGTGCCCGACATCCTGCCGCTGCTGGTCGACGGCGACCCGCTCGGCGTCGACGACTTCGCCACCCACCGCGTGCCGCTCGAGCAGGCGCCGCAGGCCTACGCCGACTTCCGCGAGAAGAAGGACGGCGCGGTCAAGGTGCTGCTGCAGCCCTGACCCGGCTGTGACCACACCCACCGGCCGTGCGGGGCATGTCCCGCCCGGCCGGTGGCTTGCTCCTCCGTAGGACATCCCGGACGACGACGTCCGCGCTCCTCCGTCCGCCTCGTCGTCCCCCTGGAGTCCCCCGTGCCCCGTGGCCTGCTCGCGCTCGCGATCGGCGCCTTCGGCATCGGCACCACCGAGTTCGTCGTCATGGGCATGCTGCCCGAGATCGCCGGCGGCCTCGGCGTGTCGGTGTCGGCCGTCGGCCTGCTCATCTCGGCCTACGCCGTCGGCGTCGTCCTCGGCGCCCCGACGCTCACCGCCCTCGGCGTGCGCTTCTCGCCCCGCCAGACGCTGGTGGCGCTGATGGTCGTCTTCGTCGTCGGCAACGCGCTGTCGGCGGTGGCGCCCACCTACGAGACCCTCGCCGCGGCGCGGGTGCTCACGGCGCTGGCGCACGGGTCGTTCTTCGGCGTCGGCGCGGTCGCCGCGCGCAGGCTGGTCCCCCCGGAGCGGGCCACCCAGGCCATCTCGCTGATGATCTCCGGCCTGACGCTGGCGAACGTGATCGGCGTCCCGCTCGGGACGTTCGTCGCCCAGCAGCTGAGCTGGCGCCTGGTGCTCGGCGCGATCGCCGTCATCGGCCTGGTGACCATCGCCGGGCTGCTGGCCTGGCTGCCCGCGGGCACCGGGGAGCGCGGCGACCTGCGGGCCGAGCTCGCCGCCTTCCGCCGCCCGCAGGTGTGGCTGGTGCTCGCCCTGACGATGGTCGGCTTCGCGGCGCTGTTCGCCGTCTACAGCTACGTCAGCCCGATCCTCACCGAGCTGGCCGGCCTGCCCGAGGGCTGGGTGACCCCGGTGCTCGCGCTGTTCGGCGTCGGCACCACGGTGGGCACGCTGGCCGGTGGGCGGCTGGGCGACCGGTTCGGCTTCGCCTTCGTCGCCGTCGGGCTGTTCGTCACCGCGCTGCTGCTGGGCACCTTCGCCGTCCTCGCCCGCACGCCCGTGGCCGCCGTGGTCCTGCTGGTGCTCTTCGGCGCGGTCTCGTTCGCGATGGGCCCGGTCGTGCAGAACGGCGTCATCGAGGCCGCGCGCGTGCGCGGCGGCAGCCTCGTGTCGGCGGCCAACCAGGCGGCGTTCAACGTCGCCAACGCGATCGGTGCGGCGCTCGGCGCCCTGGTCATCTCCCTCGACCTCGGCTACGCCGCGCCGATGTGGGTGGGGGCGGGCCTCGCCCTCGTGGGCAGCGGACTGGCGCTGGTCGTCCGGCGTGCCGACCGGCGGGAGACCGCGCGGGTGGCGGCCGACGTCCGTGCCTGGCGGACCGAGGTGGCCGGCCGGCTCGACCGGGCCGCCTGAACCGGGGTTCGATCGCGCACGACGGGTAGGAGGTGGTCATGACGACGACGACCGCCGAGCGGTCAGGACAGTTCACCCTCGGGGACCGCCCGGTCCACCGGCTCGGCTACGGGGCCATGCAGCTGGCCGGACCGCACGTGATGGGCCCGCCGGCCGACCGGGAGGCCGCCGTCGCCGTCCTGCGCCGTGCCGTGGAGCTCGGCGTGGACCACATCGACACCAGCGACTACTACGGCCCGCACGTGACCAACGAGGTCATCCGCGAGGCGCTGCACCCCTATCCCGAGCAGCTGACGATCGTCACCAAGGTCGGTGCCCGGCGGACGCCGGAGGGCGAGTGGCCCGAGGCGCTCTCCCCCGACGAGCTCAGGCAGGCCGTGCACGACAACCTCGACCACCTCGGCCTCGACGTGATCGACGTGGTGAACCTCCGGATGCCCGGGTTCGCCGCGCCGGTGGAGCGCTCGCTCGCCGAGCCGTTCGAGACGCTGGCCGAGCTGCAGCAGCAGGGACTCATCCGTCACCTCGGCGTCTCCAACGTGACGACGCAGCAGTTCGCGGAGGCGCGCGCGATCGCGCCGGTGGTGTGCGTGCAGAACCACTACAACCTCGTGCACCGCGAGGACGACCCGATGGTCGACGCGCTGGCCCGCGAGGGCGTCGCCTACGTGCCGTTCTTCCCGCTGGGCGGTTTCTCGCCGCTGCAGTCGGCGGCGCTGGAGACCGTGGCACGGCGGCTGGAGACCACGCCGATGCAGGTGGCGCTGGCCTGGCTGCTGGCGCGCTCGCCGAACGTCCTGCTCATCCCGGGGACGTCGTCGGTGGCGCACCTGGAGGAGAACCTGCAGGCCGCCGCGCGGGTGCTCGGGCCGGCCGAGATGGCGGAGCTCGACCGCATCGGCGGCACCGGGGAGCCCGACGTCGACCTCTGAGCCCGGACGGCGGATCCGGCCCTTCCCGCCGCTCAGGCCCGCCCCACCCCCGCCCCGACCGGGCCGAGCACCCGGTCGAGGTGGGCGTTGGCGAACACGCCGGCCGGGTCGAGCCGGTCCCGCAGCGCGGTGAACTCGCCGAAGCGCGGGTAGCGGCCGGCCAGGGCGGCGGCGTCGAGGCCGTGCAGCTTGCCCCAGTGCGGGCGCCCGCCGGCCGCGCCGGCGATCGCCTCGAACGCCGCGAACCACCCCCCGGAGGGACCTCGGGCGGGCAGGTGGACGGCGACGTAGGCGGTGTCGCGCCCGGAGGCGGTGGACAGCGGGACGTCGTCGGCGGCGGCGACGCGCACCTCCACCGGGAAGGGCACCCGCTCCGCCCCTGCGTCGGCCACCCGCCGCAGCTCGGTCAGCACCTGCGGGGCCGCCTCCCGCGGGATCGCGTACTCCATCTCGCGGAACCGGACCCGGCGACGGGAGACGAACACCCGGTGCGCGACGTCGGTGTAGGTCCGCGCGCCCAGGGCACCGGCGGAGAGGCGGGCCAGCGGCGGCACCAGCGCGGGAACCCGGCGGCCGGCCGCGACGACGGCCGCGAACCCCGCGTTGGCCAGCACCTCGTCGTCCCAGAACGCGCGGGCCCGGCCGAGCGGGGCGACCTCGCTGATCGGCACCCGGGTGTTGTGCTTGGTCAGGCAGCGGTCGGTGTGCGGGAACCAGTAGAACTCGACGTGGTCGGTGGCGGTCACGACCTCGTCGAAGGCCTCCACCAGGTCGGGCAGCCGGGCCGGCCCCTCCTCCGCGCGCAGGGCGAAGGCCGGCACCGCCTGCAGCGTCACCGTGCTGAGCACGCCGAGGGCGCCGAGTCCGATGCGCGCGGCGGAGAACACCTCGGCGTGCTGGTCCCGAGCGCAGCGCAGCACGGTCCCGTCGGCGGTCACGAGCTCCAGCGCGCGCACCTGGCCGGCCAGGCCGCCGAAGCGGGCGCCGGTGCCGTGCGTGCCGGTGGACAGCGCCCCGGCGACGGTCTGCCGGTCGACGTCGCCGAGGTTGGTCAGCCCCCACCCGCGGGCGGCGAGCTCCGCGGTGAGCCGGTGCAGCGGCATCCCCGCCTGCACGGTCACCAGCCCGTCGTCGTCGACCCCGACCAGCCCCGCGTGGTGGTGCAGCGCCAGGGCGACGTCCTCCGGGCGGCCGATCCCGCTGAAGGAGTGGCCGCTGCCGAGCGCGGTGACCCGCCGGCCGGCCGCCGCGGCCGCCCGCACCTCGGCGGCGATCGCCTCCGTCCCGGCCGGGGCGACGACGGTCAGGCCGCTCGCGCGCTGGTTGCCGGCCCAGTTGCGCCAGGTGCCGGTCACGGTCGCCCTCCTCCGGTGTCCGCGGCAGTGTGTCGGCTCGCGGGGAGCGAGTCGAGGCCCGCGGCGCTTGCCCCGGCGCGCCGCCGGACGGGAGGCTCCGGGACCGTGACCTCGGCACGTGCCCGGCTCGACGCCGCGACGGCGGACCTCGACCCGCCGCTCGCCGTCCTCGACCTCGACGCCCTCGACGCCAACGCCGCCGACCTCACCCGCCGCGCCGGCGGGCGGCCGATCCGCGTGGCGAGCAAGTCGGTGCGCAGCCGCGCGGTGCTGCGGCGCGTGCTGGCCCGGCCGGGGTTCGCCGGCGTGCTCGCCTACACGCTGGCCGAGGCGCTGTGGCTGGCCGGCGGGGACGACCCCGTGTGCGACGACGTCGTCGTCGGCTACCCGACCGTGGACCGGGCGGCGCTGCGCCGACTGGTCGCCGACCCGGCGCTGGCGGCCCGCGTGACCCTGGTGGTCGACTCCCCCGACCACCTCGACACCGTCGACGCGGTGGCCCTCCCCGGGAGGCGCCCGCCGGTGCGGGTCTGCCTCGACCTCGACGCCTCGCTGCGGGCCGCCGGCGGCCGGGTGCACGTCGGCGTGCGCCGCTCCCCCGTGCACGACCCGGCCGGCGCGGCGGCGCTGGCGCGGGCGGTGTGCGACCGGCGCGGCTTCACCCTCGTGGGACTGATGGCCTACGAGGCGCAGGTCGCCGGCGTGCCGGACGCGCCGCCCGGCCGCCCGCTGCGCGGCCTCGCGGTGCGCGGTGTGCAGGCGCTGTCGGTGCGCGAGCTGGCCGGACGGCGGGCGGCGGCGGTGGCCGCGGTGTCGGCGGTGGCGCCCCTGCGGTTCGTCAACGGCGGCGGCACCGGCAGCCTCGAGCGGACCGCCGCCGACCCCGCCGTCACCGAGCTCGCCGCGGGCTCGGGCCTCTACCAGCCGACGCTGTTCGACGGCTACCGCGCGTTCCGCGGCCGGCCGGCCCTGCTGTTCGCGCTGCCGGTGACCCGCCGTCCGGCGCCCGGGACGGTGACCGTGGCCGGCGGCGGGTGGATCGCGTCGGGGCCGCCCGGGGCCGACCGGCTGCCCCGCCCCGTGCACCCGCCCCGCCTGCGGCTGCTCGGCACCGAGGGCGCCGGGGAGGTGCAGACGCCCCTGCGCGGGCCGGACGCCGACGCGCTGCGGGTGGGCGACCGCGTCTGGTTCCGCCACGCGAAGGCCGGCGAGGTGTGCGAGCACGTCGACGTCCTGCACACCCTCGCCGGCGACGCGCGCAGCGGCGCCGTCCCCACCTACCGCGGCGAGGGCCGGGCGTTCTGACCGGCACGAACGGCGATCTGCCCCGTTCTAGTCGGCGTCGTTGGCGAGGAGGGCGCGGGCCTCGGCCGCCTCGTCCTCGGTGAACCCGCCCGAGCCGTCGGAGCGGCCGACCTGGGTGTCGATCCAGCGCCGGTGCGCCTCCCACGCCGACTGCCGGGTGGCGCCGAGCGCGCGGCCGATCTGCGCCCAGGACGCCCCCGTCGTCCGCGCCGTGCGCACGGTGAGCTGCCGACCCTGGGCCGCGCGCCGGGCGATCACCTCGCCGAGCGCCAGCAGCTCCAGTGCCTCGTCCCGGGTGAGCGGCCGCGGGCCGTCCGGGTCGTCGGGGTCGGCGAGGGAGTCCCGGGCGCGCAGCTCCTCGTAGCGCCGGACGGCGCTGCCGAGGGTGTGCCGCCGTTCGAGGTCGTCGACGTCCATGACCCAGCGTCCGTCAGGCTGCCCTGACAGTCAAGCCGGCCTGACGGACGCTCAGCGGGCGCGGGCCACCCGCGTCTCGTCGAACACCGGCTCGGCGGACTCGTAGACCCGCCCGTCGGCGCCGAAGACGAGGAACCGGTCGAAGGACCGGGCGAACCAGCGGTCGTGGGTGACGGCGAGGACGGTCCCGTCGAACGCGGCCAGGGCCTCCTCCAGCGCCTCGGCCGACAGGACGTCGAGGTTGTCGGTGGGCTCGTCGAGCAGCAGCAGCGTGGCGCCCGACAGCTCGAGCATCAGCACCTGCAGCCGCGCCTGCTGCCCGCCCGACATGGTGCGGAACGGCTGGTCGGCGGCGTCGGTGAGCCCGTAGCGGCGCAGCGCGGCCATCGCCCGGCCGCGATCGACGCCCGGGCGGCCCGGCTCGCCGTGCCACAGCAGGTCCACCGGCGTGCGGTCCAGCCACTCCGGGTGGGCGTGGGTCTGCGCGAACATGCCCGGGACCACCCGCGCGCCGAGCCGCCAGGACCCGGTGTGCGCGACGTCGGCTCCGGCCAGCAGCCGCAGGAAGTGCGACTTGCCCGCGCCGTTGGCGCCGAGGACGCCGACCCGGTCGCCGTACCAGACCTCCAGGTCGAACGGCCGCATCAGCCCGCTCAGCTCCAGCTGCTCGGCCATGACCGCCCGCACGCCGGTGCGCCCGCCGCGCAGCCGCATCGTCACCTCCTGCTGCGGAGGGCGGTCGGGAGGCGGGCCGGCCTTCTCGAACTTCGCCAGCCGGGTCTGCGCCGCGGAGTACCGGCTGGCCATGTCCGGGGAGTTGGCCGCCTGCTGCTGCAGCGTGCGCACCAGGTCCACCAGCCGCTGGTGCTCCTCCTCCCACCGGCGGCGCAGCTCGGCCATCCGCTCGTGCCGGGCGGCCCGCGCGTCGGGGTAGCCGGCCCACCCGCCGCCGTGCACCCACGCCGTCCGGCCCTCGACGGTCACCACCCGGTCGGCGACGGTCGCGAGCAGCTCGCGGTCGTGGCTGACGAACAGCACCGTCTTGCGCGTCTCGAGCAGCCGCTGCTCCAGCCACCGCTTGCCCGGGACGTCGAGGTAGTTGTCCGGCTCGTCGAGCAGCAGCACCTGCTCGGGCCCGCGCAGCAGCGCCTCCAGCGCCAGCCGCTTCTGCTCACCGCCGGACAGCGTGGACAGCTCGCGGTACTTGCACCGGTCGTAGGGGACGCCGAGAGCCGCCACGGTCACCGTGTCCCAGGTGACCTCGGCCTCGTAGCCGCCGACGTCGCCCCACTGCGCGAGCGCGCCGGCGTAGGCCAGCTGCGCGGGCTCGTCGTCGGTCTCCATGAGGGCGAGCTCGGCGGCCTCCAGGGCGTCCCACGCGGCCCGCACCGCCGGGGCGGAGAGGTCGACGAGGAAGCGCTGGACGGTGGTGTCGTCGCGCACCGAGCCGATGAACTGCCGCATGACGCCGAGCCCGCCGCTTCGGGCGACGGTGCCGGCCTCGGGGACGAGGTCGCCGGAGACGATCCGCAGCAGCGTCGTCTTCCCGGCGCCGTTCTCCCCGACCAGCGCCGCCCGGGCGCCGTCGCCGACCCGGAACGAGACGTCGTCCAGCAGCACCCGGCCGTCCGGCAGCGTGTGCCGGACCCCGCTCACGTCGACGTAGCCCACCCGGTCATCGTCCGGGGTGCGGCAACCGGATTCGGCGGGGGGTCAGCCGACCGACTGCAGCCGGGTGCGCGCGAGCCGCTCGACCATCTCCGGCAGCGCCGTCGCCGGGACGCCGCTGAGGTCCCGGCGGGCGGAGCGCACCACGCGACCGACGACCTGGGGTCGCAGCCGCGTGCCGAACTCGTCCACCAGACGGGTGACGGCCTGCTCGACGGCGGGGTCGACGGGGAGCTGCTCGTGAAGCGTCATGGGCGCGCGGGACTCCTCGTGCGGTCCGTGCGAGGGGGACGGCCTCCACGGTGGCGTGCCGGGACCCGCCGATCCAGGGACCTAGGTCCCTCCCATGGGCGGCTCCGGCGTGTCGGTCAGGAGACGAAGAACGCGTTGCCGCCCGACGACGTGACCGCCGCGGCGTCCCGCACGAGGGCCGCGAGCTCTCCGGCGTCCACCCGGTCGAGGGAGGTGAAGCGGACGCAGCTCCTGCCGCAGGACACCTCCCCGAGCCGCCCGGCGCGGGCCTCGGGCAGGTACTCCCCGTCCACGACGGCGCAGACGTAGAGCGACAGGTGCCGCTTCTGCGCGGCCAGGGCGACCAGCGGCCAGCGGGTGGTCTCCCTCGCCGACCGCGGCCGGTAGGGCAGCAGCCCGTACCCCAGCACCTGCCCGGCGCCGGCCGGGACGAGTTCCCGGTCCAGCCCGGGCGCCGCCTCGCGCACCAGGGCGTCGACCCGCCGCAACTCGGCCTCGCGCGGCCCGGCCGCGGCGAACCACTCCTCGATCGGATCGGGCACGGCCGCCTCCTCAGTCCAGGGCGAGGGAGAGCACCGTCGCGCCGGCCGCCAGCACCATGGCGAGCACGATCACCGCGGCCACCAGCCGCCGTCGCCGCTCGGCACCGGGGCCACCGGCCCCGCCCATCCCCATCACGGCTCAGACGCTAGCGCCGGGGGACGACGGTCGGCGTCCCCACAGCAGGGTGTCCAGCGCGGTCCCGGCGGGCGTCTCCCGCGGCACCGTGGCGAGCCGGTCGACGTCGAGCAGGCCGGCGACCGGGGCCAGCCGGCGCGGGCTGTGCAGGATCGCCGGGTCCTGCGGCCCGCCCACGCCGTGCGCGAGGTTGTCGACGTCGTGGCCGAGCAGCAGGAACCGCCCGCCCGGCCGCAGCCAGCCCACCGCCCGGCGCAGCAGGTCGGTCATCGGCGGGTCCGGCAGGTGCAGGTACGCCACCAGCACGAGGTCCAGCGACCCCGGCGGTGCGGACCACCCGGTGACGTCGGCGGTCACCCAGGTGACCCGGTCGGCGCCGGCCTGGGCCCGCCCGCGCGCCAGGCCGGTGGCGGAGAAGTCGACGGCGGTCGCCCGCCAGCCGAGGCGGGCCAGCCACAGCGCGTGCCGCCCCTCCCCCGCGGCCACGTCCGCGGCGTCGCCCGGCGGGAGGTCCTGCACCAGCGAGGCGACGAGCGGGTTGGGCTCTCCCGACCACTGCTGCCGCTCGGCGTAGCGCGCGTCCCAGTCCCCGGCCTGCACGCGCCGCAGTCTGTCAGTGCCGGGGTGCGCGGAGCCGGGGCGGGACCAGGCTGGAGCGGTGCCCCGCGTCCGGCTCGTCCCCTTCCAGCCGGAGCACCTGCCCGCCGTGCTGCCCTGGTTCGACGACCCGGAGACGCAGCGCCGGCTGGGCGGGCGCGAGTGGCCGCAGCGCGAGTTCGCGCTCAGCACGGCCGCCCGGGACGAGGAGTTCCGCGGCCGCCGGGTGCTGCGGGCCCACAGCTTCGTCGCGCTCGACGACGCCGACCGCCCGGTGGCCCAGATCGGCGGGGACGTCTACGACCGCTGGACGCTCTGGGACCCCGCGGCCGAACGGGTGGTGGAGGTCCTCGAGCGCCGCACCATGGGCTCGGCCTACGTCGTCGCCCCGCCGTGTCGCGGGCACGGGTACGGCAGCGCGACCCTGCGGGCGCTGGTGGCCGCCCCGGAGACCGCCGACGTCGAGCAGTTCGTCCTGGGCGTCGAGCCGGACAACGCGGCGAGCCTGCGGGTGGCCGCCGCCGCGGGCTTCACCCCGCTCACCACCGAGCCCGACACCGAGGACATGGTCTACCTGCACCTCGTGCGCTGACGGCAGGATGCCGGGCGTGCCCGCCGCCGCCTCCGACGTCGACGACCTCGTCCTGCACGGCCCCCGCGTCCTCGGGTTCGCCTCCACCGGCCGGATCGCCGCCCACTACGGTCTCGACCCCGACGACGTCGAGGACCACCTGCTCGGCCACGGCGCCCGCGGCTGGGTGGGCACCGCCTCCTTCGACGGGACCTCCGGCTGGTTCCTCACCGCCGAGGGCCGGGCCGAGGACGAGCGCCGGATGAGCGCCGAGCTCGAGCGGACCGGTGCCCGCGAGATCGCCGGCGCGGCGTACGCGGACTTCCT from Geodermatophilus normandii includes these protein-coding regions:
- a CDS encoding M23 family metallopeptidase encodes the protein MTGNVAVDPAAVADTADVADTADVVQEVRSAEPVTDLAGLNGAADAQALAAVAADPVELPAGVADEAGAAERVPVTVAAGHGRHRAIARLLRTPHRRPACYLAAALVGAVGLGSLSIGDRVAQADGPAAVSHSVSVAEELGIGEEDLPAAAEAATLRSDAALLGEITASRNAREAQEAAAAQVQADADRAVQEAAAAAAAEAARPRTVLPVAGARLSSTFGARWGTLHAGIDLAAPMLTPEYAAADGVVLEAGPASGFGNAVYIQHENGDVTVYGHMEEILVQPGQVVRAGDTIALLGNRGQSTGPHLHFEVHVGGIDGEKIDPIPWLRDRGVAV
- a CDS encoding alcohol dehydrogenase catalytic domain-containing protein is translated as MRAVTWHGRADVQVDTVPDPTLQEDTDVVVEITSSGICGSDLHLIEVMAPFMTEGDVMGHEPMGVVREVGSAVTAVRPGDRVVVPFNISCGTCWMCSQGLQSQCETTQNREQGFGASLFGYTKLYGQVPGGQAEYLRVPFGNTLPIKVPDGPSDDRFVYLSDVLPTSWQAVQYAATPPGGTLLVLGLGPIGDMCTRIASHLGLRVVASDVVPERLARATARGTEVIRSTDQDDVVGEIRELTDGRGADAVIDAVGMEAHGSPGARLAQKATAVLPDALMEQVMKVAGIDRLAAFNTAIEAVRRGGTVSLSGVYGGATDPVPLMRMFDKQIQLRMGQANVWRWVPDILPLLVDGDPLGVDDFATHRVPLEQAPQAYADFREKKDGAVKVLLQP
- a CDS encoding cation diffusion facilitator family transporter, which encodes MGAGHAHGHAHGHAHGHAHGTAAGASRGRLAVVLGLTLAVLVAEVVGALVSGSLALLADAGHMATDALGVGLALGAVTLAQRPARGRRTFGWQRVEILAAVANGLLLAAVAVVVLVEAVRRIADPPEITSGVVLAVAALGLAANLTGLALLHRGRRGSLAVRGAHLEVLGDALGSVAVLVAAGVVALTGWTPADTIAALLIGCLVLPRAWALLRESLDVLLEAAPRDVDLDRVRAHVLGVAGVIGVHDLHAWTITSGLPVLSAHVVVTDEALAAGHGGRVLDALGTCLGDHFDVAHCTFQIEAETHAGHEAPVHD
- a CDS encoding D-arabinono-1,4-lactone oxidase produces the protein MTGTWRNWAGNQRASGLTVVAPAGTEAIAAEVRAAAAAGRRVTALGSGHSFSGIGRPEDVALALHHHAGLVGVDDDGLVTVQAGMPLHRLTAELAARGWGLTNLGDVDRQTVAGALSTGTHGTGARFGGLAGQVRALELVTADGTVLRCARDQHAEVFSAARIGLGALGVLSTVTLQAVPAFALRAEEGPARLPDLVEAFDEVVTATDHVEFYWFPHTDRCLTKHNTRVPISEVAPLGRARAFWDDEVLANAGFAAVVAAGRRVPALVPPLARLSAGALGARTYTDVAHRVFVSRRRVRFREMEYAIPREAAPQVLTELRRVADAGAERVPFPVEVRVAAADDVPLSTASGRDTAYVAVHLPARGPSGGWFAAFEAIAGAAGGRPHWGKLHGLDAAALAGRYPRFGEFTALRDRLDPAGVFANAHLDRVLGPVGAGVGRA
- a CDS encoding amino acid deaminase/aldolase, coding for MTSARARLDAATADLDPPLAVLDLDALDANAADLTRRAGGRPIRVASKSVRSRAVLRRVLARPGFAGVLAYTLAEALWLAGGDDPVCDDVVVGYPTVDRAALRRLVADPALAARVTLVVDSPDHLDTVDAVALPGRRPPVRVCLDLDASLRAAGGRVHVGVRRSPVHDPAGAAALARAVCDRRGFTLVGLMAYEAQVAGVPDAPPGRPLRGLAVRGVQALSVRELAGRRAAAVAAVSAVAPLRFVNGGGTGSLERTAADPAVTELAAGSGLYQPTLFDGYRAFRGRPALLFALPVTRRPAPGTVTVAGGGWIASGPPGADRLPRPVHPPRLRLLGTEGAGEVQTPLRGPDADALRVGDRVWFRHAKAGEVCEHVDVLHTLAGDARSGAVPTYRGEGRAF
- a CDS encoding aldo/keto reductase family oxidoreductase; this translates as MTTTTAERSGQFTLGDRPVHRLGYGAMQLAGPHVMGPPADREAAVAVLRRAVELGVDHIDTSDYYGPHVTNEVIREALHPYPEQLTIVTKVGARRTPEGEWPEALSPDELRQAVHDNLDHLGLDVIDVVNLRMPGFAAPVERSLAEPFETLAELQQQGLIRHLGVSNVTTQQFAEARAIAPVVCVQNHYNLVHREDDPMVDALAREGVAYVPFFPLGGFSPLQSAALETVARRLETTPMQVALAWLLARSPNVLLIPGTSSVAHLEENLQAAARVLGPAEMAELDRIGGTGEPDVDL
- a CDS encoding MFS transporter; this translates as MPRGLLALAIGAFGIGTTEFVVMGMLPEIAGGLGVSVSAVGLLISAYAVGVVLGAPTLTALGVRFSPRQTLVALMVVFVVGNALSAVAPTYETLAAARVLTALAHGSFFGVGAVAARRLVPPERATQAISLMISGLTLANVIGVPLGTFVAQQLSWRLVLGAIAVIGLVTIAGLLAWLPAGTGERGDLRAELAAFRRPQVWLVLALTMVGFAALFAVYSYVSPILTELAGLPEGWVTPVLALFGVGTTVGTLAGGRLGDRFGFAFVAVGLFVTALLLGTFAVLARTPVAAVVLLVLFGAVSFAMGPVVQNGVIEAARVRGGSLVSAANQAAFNVANAIGAALGALVISLDLGYAAPMWVGAGLALVGSGLALVVRRADRRETARVAADVRAWRTEVAGRLDRAA